The following proteins are encoded in a genomic region of Cricetulus griseus strain 17A/GY chromosome 7, alternate assembly CriGri-PICRH-1.0, whole genome shotgun sequence:
- the LOC100765053 gene encoding olfactory receptor 10, giving the protein MGSFNASLGKGFILVGFSDWPQLELILFIYILIFYSLTLFGNTTIIALSQVDLRLHTPMYFFLSHLSFLDLCYTTSTVPQLLINIEGHDHTITYGRCVAQLFSVLALGSIESMLLVVMAFDRYAAVCRPLLYTTIMHPLLCQALAISSWVAGLVNSLIQTSLMMAMPLCGYRLNHFFCEMPVFLKLACKDTAGTEAKMFVARAIILVFPATLILGSYAHIARAVLKVKSTSGRRKAFGTCGSHLLVVSMFYGSTIYTYLQPNDSYSENEGKFVALFYTIVTPMLNPLIYTLRNKDVKGALWKVLGRGIESR; this is encoded by the coding sequence ATGGGAAGCTTCAATGCCAGTTTGGGCAAAGGCTTCATTTTGGTGGGCttctcagactggcctcaattAGAACTCATTCTTTTTATCTACATTTTGATTTTCTACTCCTTAACTCTCTTTGGCAACACCACCATCATTGCTCTGTCACAAGTGGACCTCCGATTGCACACGCCTATGTACTTttttctctcccacctctccttcctggACCTCTGCTACACCACTAGCACCGTGCCCCAGCTCCTGATCAATATTGAGGGACATGACCACACCATCACGTATGGAAGGTGTGTGGCCCAGCTCTTCAGTGTGCTTGCCCTGGGCTCCATAGAAAGTATGCTTCTAGTGGTGATGGCCTTTGACCGCTATGCTGCTGTGTGTCGTCCACTCCTCTACACAACAATTATGCATCCACTTCTGTGCCAGGCATTGGCTATCTCATCATGGGTAGCAGGCCTTGTGAACTCTCTGATTCAGACAAGCCTCATGATGGCCATGCCTCTCTGTGGCTATCGATTGAATCATTTCTTCTGTGAGATGCCTGTGTTCCTCAAGTTGGCTTGTAAGGACACAGCTGGAACAGAGGCCAAGATGTTTGTGGCCAGGGCCATAATCTTGGTTTTCCCTGCGACACTGATTCTAGGATCCTATGCACACATTGCCAGGGCTGTATTGAAGGTCAAGTCAACATCTGGCCGCAGAAAAGCTTTTGGGACTTGTGGATCACATCTCCTGgttgtttctatgttttatgGCTCAACCATCTACACATACTTGCAACCAAATGACAGTTATTCTGAAAATGAGGGAAAGTTTGTTGCCCTTTTTTATACCATAGTCACACCCATGCTCAACCCTCTAATTTATACCCTGAGGAACAAGGATGTGAAGGGGGCTCTGTGGAAGGTTCTAGGGAGAGGCATAGAATCAAGGTAg